A section of the Triticum dicoccoides isolate Atlit2015 ecotype Zavitan chromosome 7A, WEW_v2.0, whole genome shotgun sequence genome encodes:
- the LOC119329359 gene encoding uncharacterized protein LOC119329359 isoform X2, which translates to MTAPEILEVRCAGCGETLEVEQGMTEFACPGCAMPQALPPELMPRPPPRPRRALPLHHGGGVRDQMQCGGCGAVLAVPRGLRRITCPLCASDLVADGDRLRLHQAGVQVISPAAADPIAPTSLRRSEEEPRSQAIHVGQVQVGRYNKPIHFEQEREPSFARSVHEESTISPRSNPKIAVHVRCAEDAPVDQLFHRDESHIKLPNGTVPRHGFKKKGDLSASPGSICAERIVLDHPSKVSNALRSQGGPSIHSFHTEEVHGRHQSNIIGNHENQKARHASVASIVEQEIVKAPSYTASGKQVHTESHGNTTGRNQKRKRSSWTTGGKRKKKHMGSGKELHPKCSKYSAAQPEYTPNSNTVQEPVSSPDENEFNPADVDRIISNLYPTSLSQKQAPRAGSHDLDNIDATLLPVSRDHGISLVNNVSRCHCQCSEDAMGALANRSFNSEQEHEIPQGSSNGICPHGKNGAQGQQIQDDSHPVQVEVECHHNKAAGQHKSVANGCMHSPNERDYIENRSRTGILQQVAVATACCHPTPSPQLTTTCLPSTTIPSVTRSSVHRSPPHCEPPETIHSQDTHAAGTGYMKSKVRKGRGPAKLTEPRRVADRPVLTPTNVDTWDIDPPCPKVASTITLLLKQWHPGSTYMMACQQTNEVHPEQLVLHFHQYHSDRRAIILDEFLRRYKWAPGREAECLKLFNRRTARQFTGLLCDEKRKARVKLFASRKVKGASDATKSNGQSNFDNKGAREKSKLPRRDPAGVGVGHEDDDPLQWKQFPPEWMLPKWWEMLCEHWASEENLQFSALMRKNRFTGGSARHTAGSRSITMHRKLMMIENGGKPVSEVELFNKTHKHGGGKGEFVTEKARRTVEAFQRRLEEAGDTELDPHVVWSEEVGGRHRGRYYGLPGIIDKARIGHLSKSIPSSLGQKRKQMFTQDQVQEMINHATRQMNETWENRFRSLEKSMRGMASSDISQHASAAGPGAEDGEASHEHTSDSTDDGTYQSAEDDSGGHSGE; encoded by the exons ATGACGGCACCGGAGATCCTGGAGGTGCGGTGCGCCGGCTGCGGCGAGACGCTGGAGGTGGAGCAGGGGATGACGGAGTTCGCCTGCCCCGgctgcgccatgccgcaggccctcCCGCCGGAGCTAAtgccgcggccgccgccgcggccgcgccGCGCCCTGCCGCTCCACCACGGCGGGGGAGTTAGGGACCAGATGCAGTGCGGCGGATGCGGCGCTGTGCTTGCCGTGCCGCGGGGCCTCCGGCGCATCACCTGCCCGCTGTGCGCCTCCGACCTCGTAGCCGACGGCGACCGCCTCCGGCTGCATCAAGCCGGCGTACAGGTCATTTCGCCTGCGGCCGCCGATCCTATCGCGCCCACGTCCCTGCGTCGGTCGGAG GAAGAACCCAGAAGCCAAGCGATTCACGTGGGACAGGTGCAAGTAGGAAGGTACAATAAGCCAATCCATTTTGAGCAGGAACGTGAACCCTCTTTTGCTCGTTCAGTTCATGAAGAGTCAACCATTTCACCCAGATCAAACCCAAAGATAGCAGTTCATGTGCGATGTGCAGAAGATGCACCTGTTGATCAGTTATTTCATAGAGATGAGTCACACATTAAATTACCCAATGGAACTGTTCCCAGGCATGGTTTTAAGAAGAAAGGTGATCTATCTGCTAGTCCTGGATCCATTTGTGCAGAGAGGATAGTGCTGGACCATCCTAGTAAGGTCAGCAACGCACTGCGATCACAAGGTGGGCCTTCCATTCATTCATTTCATACAGAGGAGGTACATGGGCGGCATCAAAGTAACATCATTGGAAATCATGAAAACCAGAAAGCTAGACATGCTTCAGTGGCTAGTATTGTGGAGCAGGAAATAGTAAAGGCTCCGAGTTACACTGCTTCTGGAAAACAGGTGCATACTGAGTCGCATGGTAACACAACTGGACGGAATCAGAAGAGGAAAAGGAGCAGCTGGACTACTGGTGGGAAGCGCAAGAAAAAACATATGGGCTCAGGCAAAGAGCTTCATCCTAAATGTAGTAAGTATTCAGCTGCCCAGCCAGAATATACTCCAAATAGCAATACTGTTCAGGAGCCAGTTTCTTCCCCGGATGAAAATGAGTTTAATCCTGCAGATGTTGACAGAATAATTTCCAATCTTTACCCTACTTCATTATCTCAGAAGCAGGCACCTCGAGCGGGATCACACGACTTGGACAACATTGATGCAACCTTGCTTCCTGTCTCTAGAGATCATGGTATATCTCTAGTGAACAATGTTTCACGGTGCCACTGTCAATGCTCAGAAGATGCTATGGGTGCTCTTGCTAACCGGAGTTTCAATTCAGAACAAGAGCATGAGATTCCTCAGGGAAGTTCCAATGGGATTTGCCCTCATGGTAAAAATGGCGCACAAGGGCAACAGATACAAGATGACAGTCATCCTGTGCAGGTGGAAGTTGAGTGTCACCACAACAAAGCTGCGGGACAACACAAGAGTGTAGCAAATGGCTGCATGCATTCGCCAAATGAGAGGGACTATATTGAAAACCGGTCTCGCACTGGTATTCTCCAGCAGGTGGCTGTAGCTACTGCCTGCTGTCATCCTACCCCATCACCGCAGTTGACTACTACCTGCttgcccagtaccactattccttcTGTCACAA GATCATCAGTTCATCGATCACCACCGCATTGCGAACCACCAGAAACTATCCATTCCCAG GATACTCATGCTGCTGGCACAGGGTATATGAAATCTAAAGTGCGCAAGGGGAGGGGCCCTGCAAAACTCACTGAACCACGTAGGGTAGCTGACAGGCCTGTGCTGACTCCGACTAATGTGGA CACATGGGATATCGATCCTCCTTGTCCCAAGGTGGCCTCTACCATCACTTTACTTCTCAAGCAGTGGCACCCAGGGTCAACTTACATGATGGCTTGTCAGCAAACAAATGAAGTGCACCCAGAACAATTGGTTCTCCACTTTCACCAGTATCATTCGGATAGAAGGGCTATCATCTTGGATGAGTTCCTT CGCCGTTACAAGTGGGCCCCTGGGCGGGAAGCAGAGTGCCTGAAGCTATTCAACCGCAGAACAGCCAGACAGTTTACTGGGCTCCTGTGTGATGAGAAGCGAAAGGCTAGAGTGAAGTTGTTTGCGTCAAGGAAAGTGAAAGGAGCTTCGGATGCTACCAAGTCCAATGGACAGTCAAATTTTGATAACAAGGGTGCTAGAGAAAAGTCGAAGCTGCCGCGCAGAGACCCAGCAGGTGTAGGTGTAGGGCACGAGGATGACGACCCTCTTCAGTGGAAGCAGTTCCCCCCTGAATGGATGCTGCCGAAGTGGTGGGAGATGCTATGTGAGCACTGGGCTTCAGAAGAAAATTTGCAGTTCTCTGCCCTGATGAGGAAGAATCGTTTCACAGGAGGCTCCGCCCGGCACACAGCAGGCTCCCGGAGCATAACCATGCATCGCAAACTTATG ATGATAGAGAATGGTGGGAAGCCAGTATCAGAAGTTGAACTATTTAATAAGACCCATAAACATGGCGGCGGTAAGGGGGAATTTGTTACCGAGAAAGCAAGGCGAACCGTG GAGGCCTTCCAGCGGCGTTTAGAGGAGGCAGGTGATACTGAACTAGACCCCCATGTTGTATGGTCGGAGGAGGTAGGGGGCCGTCACCGAGGGAGGTACTATGGACTTCCTGGTATCATTGACAAAGCCCGGATAGGCCACTTGTCAAAGTCCATCCCAAGTTCTTTAGGTCAAAAGAGAAAGCAGATGTTCACACAGGATCAGGTGCAGGAGATGATCAATCACGCCACACGGCAgatgaatgaaacttgggagaacaGGTTTCGGTCTTTGGAAAAGAGTATGCGGGGCATGGCGTCATCAGATATTTCACAG CATGCTTCAGCAGCTGGACCTGGGGCTGAGGATGGCGAGGCATCACACGAG
- the LOC119329359 gene encoding uncharacterized protein LOC119329359 isoform X1, with protein sequence MTAPEILEVRCAGCGETLEVEQGMTEFACPGCAMPQALPPELMPRPPPRPRRALPLHHGGGVRDQMQCGGCGAVLAVPRGLRRITCPLCASDLVADGDRLRLHQAGVQVISPAAADPIAPTSLRRSEEEPRSQAIHVGQVQVGRYNKPIHFEQEREPSFARSVHEESTISPRSNPKIAVHVRCAEDAPVDQLFHRDESHIKLPNGTVPRHGFKKKGDLSASPGSICAERIVLDHPSKVSNALRSQGGPSIHSFHTEEVHGRHQSNIIGNHENQKARHASVASIVEQEIVKAPSYTASGKQVHTESHGNTTGRNQKRKRSSWTTGGKRKKKHMGSGKELHPKCSKYSAAQPEYTPNSNTVQEPVSSPDENEFNPADVDRIISNLYPTSLSQKQAPRAGSHDLDNIDATLLPVSRDHGISLVNNVSRCHCQCSEDAMGALANRSFNSEQEHEIPQGSSNGICPHGKNGAQGQQIQDDSHPVQVEVECHHNKAAGQHKSVANGCMHSPNERDYIENRSRTGILQQVAVATACCHPTPSPQLTTTCLPSTTIPSVTRSSVHRSPPHCEPPETIHSQDTHAAGTGYMKSKVRKGRGPAKLTEPRRVADRPVLTPTNVDILTCTGSTWDIDPPCPKVASTITLLLKQWHPGSTYMMACQQTNEVHPEQLVLHFHQYHSDRRAIILDEFLRRYKWAPGREAECLKLFNRRTARQFTGLLCDEKRKARVKLFASRKVKGASDATKSNGQSNFDNKGAREKSKLPRRDPAGVGVGHEDDDPLQWKQFPPEWMLPKWWEMLCEHWASEENLQFSALMRKNRFTGGSARHTAGSRSITMHRKLMMIENGGKPVSEVELFNKTHKHGGGKGEFVTEKARRTVEAFQRRLEEAGDTELDPHVVWSEEVGGRHRGRYYGLPGIIDKARIGHLSKSIPSSLGQKRKQMFTQDQVQEMINHATRQMNETWENRFRSLEKSMRGMASSDISQHASAAGPGAEDGEASHEHTSDSTDDGTYQSAEDDSGGHSGE encoded by the exons ATGACGGCACCGGAGATCCTGGAGGTGCGGTGCGCCGGCTGCGGCGAGACGCTGGAGGTGGAGCAGGGGATGACGGAGTTCGCCTGCCCCGgctgcgccatgccgcaggccctcCCGCCGGAGCTAAtgccgcggccgccgccgcggccgcgccGCGCCCTGCCGCTCCACCACGGCGGGGGAGTTAGGGACCAGATGCAGTGCGGCGGATGCGGCGCTGTGCTTGCCGTGCCGCGGGGCCTCCGGCGCATCACCTGCCCGCTGTGCGCCTCCGACCTCGTAGCCGACGGCGACCGCCTCCGGCTGCATCAAGCCGGCGTACAGGTCATTTCGCCTGCGGCCGCCGATCCTATCGCGCCCACGTCCCTGCGTCGGTCGGAG GAAGAACCCAGAAGCCAAGCGATTCACGTGGGACAGGTGCAAGTAGGAAGGTACAATAAGCCAATCCATTTTGAGCAGGAACGTGAACCCTCTTTTGCTCGTTCAGTTCATGAAGAGTCAACCATTTCACCCAGATCAAACCCAAAGATAGCAGTTCATGTGCGATGTGCAGAAGATGCACCTGTTGATCAGTTATTTCATAGAGATGAGTCACACATTAAATTACCCAATGGAACTGTTCCCAGGCATGGTTTTAAGAAGAAAGGTGATCTATCTGCTAGTCCTGGATCCATTTGTGCAGAGAGGATAGTGCTGGACCATCCTAGTAAGGTCAGCAACGCACTGCGATCACAAGGTGGGCCTTCCATTCATTCATTTCATACAGAGGAGGTACATGGGCGGCATCAAAGTAACATCATTGGAAATCATGAAAACCAGAAAGCTAGACATGCTTCAGTGGCTAGTATTGTGGAGCAGGAAATAGTAAAGGCTCCGAGTTACACTGCTTCTGGAAAACAGGTGCATACTGAGTCGCATGGTAACACAACTGGACGGAATCAGAAGAGGAAAAGGAGCAGCTGGACTACTGGTGGGAAGCGCAAGAAAAAACATATGGGCTCAGGCAAAGAGCTTCATCCTAAATGTAGTAAGTATTCAGCTGCCCAGCCAGAATATACTCCAAATAGCAATACTGTTCAGGAGCCAGTTTCTTCCCCGGATGAAAATGAGTTTAATCCTGCAGATGTTGACAGAATAATTTCCAATCTTTACCCTACTTCATTATCTCAGAAGCAGGCACCTCGAGCGGGATCACACGACTTGGACAACATTGATGCAACCTTGCTTCCTGTCTCTAGAGATCATGGTATATCTCTAGTGAACAATGTTTCACGGTGCCACTGTCAATGCTCAGAAGATGCTATGGGTGCTCTTGCTAACCGGAGTTTCAATTCAGAACAAGAGCATGAGATTCCTCAGGGAAGTTCCAATGGGATTTGCCCTCATGGTAAAAATGGCGCACAAGGGCAACAGATACAAGATGACAGTCATCCTGTGCAGGTGGAAGTTGAGTGTCACCACAACAAAGCTGCGGGACAACACAAGAGTGTAGCAAATGGCTGCATGCATTCGCCAAATGAGAGGGACTATATTGAAAACCGGTCTCGCACTGGTATTCTCCAGCAGGTGGCTGTAGCTACTGCCTGCTGTCATCCTACCCCATCACCGCAGTTGACTACTACCTGCttgcccagtaccactattccttcTGTCACAA GATCATCAGTTCATCGATCACCACCGCATTGCGAACCACCAGAAACTATCCATTCCCAG GATACTCATGCTGCTGGCACAGGGTATATGAAATCTAAAGTGCGCAAGGGGAGGGGCCCTGCAAAACTCACTGAACCACGTAGGGTAGCTGACAGGCCTGTGCTGACTCCGACTAATGTGGA CATATTGACTTGTACTGGCAGCACATGGGATATCGATCCTCCTTGTCCCAAGGTGGCCTCTACCATCACTTTACTTCTCAAGCAGTGGCACCCAGGGTCAACTTACATGATGGCTTGTCAGCAAACAAATGAAGTGCACCCAGAACAATTGGTTCTCCACTTTCACCAGTATCATTCGGATAGAAGGGCTATCATCTTGGATGAGTTCCTT CGCCGTTACAAGTGGGCCCCTGGGCGGGAAGCAGAGTGCCTGAAGCTATTCAACCGCAGAACAGCCAGACAGTTTACTGGGCTCCTGTGTGATGAGAAGCGAAAGGCTAGAGTGAAGTTGTTTGCGTCAAGGAAAGTGAAAGGAGCTTCGGATGCTACCAAGTCCAATGGACAGTCAAATTTTGATAACAAGGGTGCTAGAGAAAAGTCGAAGCTGCCGCGCAGAGACCCAGCAGGTGTAGGTGTAGGGCACGAGGATGACGACCCTCTTCAGTGGAAGCAGTTCCCCCCTGAATGGATGCTGCCGAAGTGGTGGGAGATGCTATGTGAGCACTGGGCTTCAGAAGAAAATTTGCAGTTCTCTGCCCTGATGAGGAAGAATCGTTTCACAGGAGGCTCCGCCCGGCACACAGCAGGCTCCCGGAGCATAACCATGCATCGCAAACTTATG ATGATAGAGAATGGTGGGAAGCCAGTATCAGAAGTTGAACTATTTAATAAGACCCATAAACATGGCGGCGGTAAGGGGGAATTTGTTACCGAGAAAGCAAGGCGAACCGTG GAGGCCTTCCAGCGGCGTTTAGAGGAGGCAGGTGATACTGAACTAGACCCCCATGTTGTATGGTCGGAGGAGGTAGGGGGCCGTCACCGAGGGAGGTACTATGGACTTCCTGGTATCATTGACAAAGCCCGGATAGGCCACTTGTCAAAGTCCATCCCAAGTTCTTTAGGTCAAAAGAGAAAGCAGATGTTCACACAGGATCAGGTGCAGGAGATGATCAATCACGCCACACGGCAgatgaatgaaacttgggagaacaGGTTTCGGTCTTTGGAAAAGAGTATGCGGGGCATGGCGTCATCAGATATTTCACAG CATGCTTCAGCAGCTGGACCTGGGGCTGAGGATGGCGAGGCATCACACGAG